Part of the Pseudarthrobacter sp. NBSH8 genome is shown below.
CCCGCTTAGCCCGCCGGTAGGCGGCTTAACCGGCTGGCAAGCCACCAGCAGCCGCCGCGGGTTTGTCTGCGTGTAGGCGGCCAGGTTGCCCAGCGTCATGGTGAGCAGGCACAGCAACGCGATCAGCAGCGGCCAGCTCACCGTGCCGGGCTACGCTCCGTTTCCTGGCGGCGTTGACCGGCGGTGTCCAACGGTTCGGCGACGCTCCCGTCCAGGCGGGCACCTGTTCCTCGTCAGCGCTCGCCTTGCTCCAGGGTGACGGGCCCGGGCGGGGGCACCAGTTCGTCGCCGCCCAGGTCTGCGGCTTCACGCGGCAGAGGCTCGGCATGGCGCATGCGCTGCAACCGGACCAGAGCAGTGATGGCGATGGCGCACCAGGCAATGTTGGTGGCCACCGAAGGCCACGCGCCATGCCAGGCGCCGTTGACGAGCAGGGCCAGGGCGCCTATCAGGTTTGCGCTTTGATACGTCCTGCCGTTGGGGATCCGGCCCAGGGAAAAGAGCAGGTAGCCCGCGAGGACGGCCAGCGCACCGAACCAGCCGGACGTTTCGGCCAGATATTCCATCGCACTAAGCTCCTTTTTGCAGAGGCGGCGTGACCGCTGCTGCGGGGTGCCGCCGGCCGTGTACCGGTCCGGTGTACCGCACGTGCGGTGTCGGGCCCCCGGTATGGACCCGGGTCATCGTGCGGTGAAAGCCGGTTCGGCCAGCTCCGACACTCGTAGCTCGCGTCCCCTCAGCACCACCTCGGCGAACTGCCACAGGATGGCGCCTGTTGGAGCGTGGATGACCATGCCCCGGCGCAGCGGCATCTGGAGGATCGGGCCACCGTCTGGCCGGGGGTGCCATCTCGGGACGCCGTCGGCAGTCAGCGCCTCGAGTGGCAGCGGATGCAGCGAGGCCACTTCCGCCGGATGCCGGCGGGGCCGTTGCGGCTCATCAAGCAGGACAATTACAGGGGTAATGACAATGCCCCGGCTGGCCGGGAAATCGTCCAGCAGACCCACCACCTCGGTGCGCGTCGCCATGATCCCGGTCTCCTCGTGCAATTCGCGCAGCGCAGTGTCCACGAGGTCTTCGCCTGGATCCATGCGGCCGCCCGGCAGCGCCCACTGCCCGGCGTTGGAGCCCCTGGCTGCACGTTTAATGATGAGGACGTGCAGGGAGCCGGATTTTGCGTAAACGGTGATGGCGACCGCGGCACGGCGCACTCCCGGGTGGTCTTCGCCGGCAATATGGCGGGCCCGGTGCTCCAGGCGGGAACGCCACAGGGAACGAAGCTCGCTGTGCGGCCCCGCCACCTGCGCCACGGTCAGGCCACGCTTGCGGACAGGGTGAGCTCCCTGTCAACGATGGATACCAGCATGGTCCGCATGCCATCAATGGACATGTCAGGGGCGCCGGTGAGGATCTTGATGGCCGCGCCGTCAGTGGCGGAGGTCAGCAGGCGTGCGAATCCGACGGGATCGAGGTCGCGGAAGATACCTTGGCGCTGGCCGCGGCGGACGATGCTGACCACCGCGTCCATCCAGCGGGCATAAAAGTCGTTGTGGATAGGCCTGAGTGAAGGGTTAAGGCAGGTTTCGGACCAGAACTGGAGCCAGATGGACCACTCGTTGCGAACTTGGGTGCCAATGGGCAGTTGGAGTTCAATCAGTGCCAGCAGCCGCTTGTGCGCGTTATCAATCTGGCTCAGCACCGCACCCTGGCGCTCGAAGGCCTGGTCCACGCAGTAGCGCAGCGCTTCACGCAGGACATCGTCCTTGCCGGGGAAGTAGTAATGGATAGTGCCGGTACTGGTGCCGCAGATCCTGGCTATGTCCTGCACCCGGACATGATGGTAACCACGCTCAGCGATCAGCTGCCAGGCGGCTTCGAGAATGGCGTTCCTGCGTTCCTGGGATCCCTTGGCATCGCCCGAATCAGTCATGGCAGTTCCTTCCGCGGACTGGCACATCATTTGTACCGATGACTATAGCCTAGCGGTAAAACTGACGCGCCAGTCAACTTTATCGCCCGAATTTAGGTTCTCAGGTCAGCCCGCCAGCTACTTGCGCCGGATTGTGACCCGCTAAAATTTTCGCACAATCTAGGCATTCTTGGGGCCTTAGGTGGTTTGAGTCTTGACAGACTGTGATCCGAGACACGAAGCTTGGGTCAATGACCGACGCGTCAGTCAATGCGTCAAGGTCCCCGATCCTTCCTTCATCGCCGCAGGAGGCACACCATGACCGCCCACCGACGTCACAAGAGTTCCCACCTCATCACCGCTTTG
Proteins encoded:
- a CDS encoding TetR/AcrR family transcriptional regulator, whose product is MTDSGDAKGSQERRNAILEAAWQLIAERGYHHVRVQDIARICGTSTGTIHYYFPGKDDVLREALRYCVDQAFERQGAVLSQIDNAHKRLLALIELQLPIGTQVRNEWSIWLQFWSETCLNPSLRPIHNDFYARWMDAVVSIVRRGQRQGIFRDLDPVGFARLLTSATDGAAIKILTGAPDMSIDGMRTMLVSIVDRELTLSASVA
- a CDS encoding CoA pyrophosphatase — encoded protein: MAGPHSELRSLWRSRLEHRARHIAGEDHPGVRRAAVAITVYAKSGSLHVLIIKRAARGSNAGQWALPGGRMDPGEDLVDTALRELHEETGIMATRTEVVGLLDDFPASRGIVITPVIVLLDEPQRPRRHPAEVASLHPLPLEALTADGVPRWHPRPDGGPILQMPLRRGMVIHAPTGAILWQFAEVVLRGRELRVSELAEPAFTAR